In Cytobacillus oceanisediminis, the following proteins share a genomic window:
- a CDS encoding PAS domain S-box protein, translating to MIMTENPADLFADKVEARNLQLAIQHSSDVIARVTKEGIALYVSPSCLPMLGYSQQDFYRSSLYTYCHPNDRDLLKDALAELEQLPQKRETFRFRHKEGHYLWLEANFSVINDDKEMMCIIRDMTQRIIMEEEILETQEKYRFLVEYSKDTIGMVTQKGIWTYINNEGKKLFGFTSIKEMIGTSLHDYTPPSEHSTLDDFLQTKLSVNFELNLIRTDGRMRKAEVQLIPTTFKNRKVYQIIIKDVTGQKKTEEKLQNAEKLSVVGQLAAGIAHEIRNPLTAIKGFTQLLYEEHKGDFAEVILNELERIEGIVNDLLVLAKPQITEMEETCLTNVVKSVITLLNSQAVMENIMIELTQSPGEFYVKCEKDKIKQVLINIIKNSIEAMPMGGKINVDIRQEDHCVIISVEDEGIGIPEERLAKLGEPFYSTKEKGTGLGIMICKKIIKNHGGNLYIHSRENEGTTVRITLPLS from the coding sequence ATGATTATGACCGAGAATCCTGCAGATTTATTCGCGGACAAAGTGGAAGCGAGGAATCTGCAGCTGGCCATTCAGCATTCCAGCGATGTGATTGCAAGAGTGACAAAAGAAGGCATTGCTTTATATGTCTCCCCTTCCTGCTTGCCGATGCTGGGATATTCGCAGCAGGACTTTTATCGAAGCAGCCTTTATACATACTGCCATCCAAATGACCGGGACCTTTTAAAAGATGCATTAGCCGAACTCGAACAGCTTCCGCAAAAACGGGAGACCTTTCGCTTCAGGCATAAGGAAGGGCATTATCTGTGGCTTGAAGCCAATTTTTCAGTCATTAATGACGATAAAGAAATGATGTGCATCATCCGGGATATGACACAGAGAATTATCATGGAAGAGGAGATTCTTGAAACACAGGAGAAGTACCGCTTTCTGGTGGAGTACTCCAAGGATACGATAGGAATGGTGACACAAAAAGGGATTTGGACCTACATCAATAATGAAGGAAAGAAGCTTTTCGGATTCACGAGCATCAAAGAGATGATCGGCACCTCCCTCCACGACTACACTCCTCCTTCAGAACATTCCACTCTCGATGATTTTCTGCAAACAAAGCTAAGTGTGAATTTTGAGCTTAATCTGATCCGGACTGACGGGCGAATGAGAAAAGCCGAAGTCCAGCTGATTCCAACCACTTTCAAGAACAGAAAGGTCTACCAGATCATTATTAAAGATGTGACTGGACAAAAGAAGACGGAAGAAAAGCTGCAGAATGCTGAAAAACTTTCGGTTGTCGGTCAGCTTGCCGCAGGCATTGCCCATGAGATCCGCAACCCGCTAACAGCCATAAAAGGCTTTACACAGTTATTATACGAAGAACATAAAGGCGATTTCGCGGAGGTTATTCTTAATGAGCTGGAGCGGATTGAAGGCATCGTCAATGACCTGCTCGTTCTCGCCAAACCTCAAATCACCGAAATGGAAGAAACCTGCCTGACAAACGTTGTAAAAAGTGTGATCACTCTTTTAAACAGCCAGGCAGTTATGGAGAATATCATGATCGAACTAACACAGTCACCCGGCGAGTTTTATGTTAAATGTGAAAAGGATAAAATTAAACAGGTGCTGATTAACATCATTAAGAACTCGATTGAAGCCATGCCGATGGGCGGGAAAATAAATGTGGATATCCGCCAGGAGGACCATTGTGTCATCATCAGTGTCGAGGATGAAGGAATTGGCATACCTGAAGAACGCCTCGCCAAACTGGGAGAGCCGTTTTACAGCACAAAAGAAAAAGGCACAGGCCTTGGCATTATGATCTGCAAAAAAATCATTAAAAACCATGGCGGAAACCTTTACATCCACAGCAGGGAAAATGAAGGAACAACGGTCCGGATTACTTTGCCGCTTTCCTGA
- a CDS encoding sugar phosphate nucleotidyltransferase, translating into MKILLLSGGSGRRLWPLSNSVRAKQFLKLLPTQHGKPESMIQRVCGQLDDARLLSSTYIITCENQLEIIKNQIDTQIPVICEPSQRGTFPSIALACAYLHSNYYAGPEETICVVPVDSYVEPLFYKLLQSIPDILHISQAELALLGAVPQFPSDQFGYILPKPGQKEEIGCLPIDQFIEKPDTETARRLIEKNAFWNCGVFGFSLNFIIEYLNKMGLSTSYSQLLKNYDLLPEISFDYKIAEKNSRSIVIPYSGLWKDLGSWETLSGQLESPVSGKGSLSKDSKNTQIVNELSIPIHAISISNSIIAASPEGILVADKQKSNAIKDMAETARLMYEEKRWGIYKVLDFSYTSEGMESLSKLLKILPDRNISYQTHQFRQETWTIISGEGEFILDGRLVYIKAGDVLQIPVGAKHAVKAITPLEIIEVQWGEKLQEEDIIRIAASWEETVKHIIKERERWSLSSAVQCVRTIWKTCLKTMKIRFGRKKN; encoded by the coding sequence ATGAAAATTCTATTGCTATCAGGAGGTTCAGGGCGAAGACTTTGGCCTTTATCTAATTCAGTTAGGGCCAAGCAGTTTTTAAAGCTGCTGCCTACACAGCATGGGAAGCCTGAATCCATGATTCAGCGGGTCTGCGGACAGCTGGATGACGCTAGGCTTCTATCATCAACATATATTATTACCTGTGAGAATCAATTGGAGATTATAAAAAACCAAATAGACACTCAGATCCCCGTCATCTGCGAGCCGAGTCAAAGAGGTACATTTCCTTCTATTGCTTTAGCTTGTGCGTACCTTCATTCCAATTACTATGCCGGTCCTGAGGAAACCATTTGTGTGGTGCCGGTGGATTCCTATGTGGAACCCCTGTTTTATAAGCTGCTGCAAAGCATTCCGGATATTCTGCATATATCGCAGGCTGAGCTTGCTCTGCTGGGTGCTGTGCCGCAGTTTCCGTCAGACCAGTTTGGATATATCCTCCCTAAGCCGGGTCAAAAAGAGGAAATAGGCTGCCTTCCAATAGATCAATTCATAGAAAAACCAGATACAGAAACAGCCCGGCGGCTCATAGAAAAGAATGCTTTCTGGAATTGCGGCGTATTTGGATTTTCTCTGAATTTTATTATTGAGTATTTAAATAAAATGGGTCTTTCCACTTCTTATAGCCAGCTGCTGAAAAACTATGATCTTCTGCCTGAAATCAGCTTTGATTATAAGATCGCTGAGAAAAACAGCAGGTCGATTGTAATTCCCTATTCTGGTTTATGGAAGGACCTCGGAAGCTGGGAGACATTAAGCGGCCAGCTTGAGAGTCCAGTTTCCGGCAAAGGTTCGCTATCAAAGGACTCTAAAAATACCCAGATTGTCAATGAACTTTCCATTCCGATTCATGCCATTTCAATCTCTAATAGCATCATAGCTGCCAGCCCGGAGGGGATTCTGGTTGCCGATAAGCAGAAGAGCAATGCTATAAAGGATATGGCTGAAACAGCCCGGCTTATGTATGAAGAAAAAAGATGGGGCATCTATAAAGTTTTAGATTTTTCTTATACTAGCGAAGGAATGGAGTCCCTTTCCAAGCTGCTTAAAATATTACCAGACAGAAATATCAGCTACCAGACTCATCAGTTCAGACAGGAGACTTGGACAATCATCTCTGGAGAAGGGGAGTTTATTTTGGATGGCCGCCTTGTCTATATTAAAGCAGGAGATGTCCTTCAAATTCCGGTCGGTGCAAAACATGCTGTAAAGGCCATTACACCTCTGGAAATTATAGAAGTCCAATGGGGCGAAAAACTGCAGGAAGAGGATATTATTCGTATTGCTGCTTCCTGGGAAGAGACGGTTAAGCATATCATAAAGGAGCGGGAAAGATGGTCTCTATCATCTGCTGTACAATGCGTCAGGACTATATGGAAAACGTGTTTGAAAACTATGAAAATCAGGTTTGGAAGGAAAAAGAATTAA
- a CDS encoding glycosyltransferase family 4 protein yields the protein MRIGINLLNLSQDRFGGVEQYITNLIGHMADSGENLTLFLFLKRKLKNVFPQHEKIKTIRFRKLMDSADVYDAIKKCKLDLWFCPLHRSYLPSVPVPTVATIHDVLHTEYPDFVPGGLEENNRYYGQYTASFDAVITVSDFSKGAIARQLSIPERKIHVIPLNAPAIFDQAPAKITMKGVKQRYQLPDTYAIYPSSYNPHKNHLNLLKAILILRKKYNTTIPLVLTGYADKSNGVYQSVLQFIRERSLEKQVWVLGYVPPEEMPSLYWNSSFLVFPSLYEGFGIPLVEAFKTKTPIVCSNKGSIPEITDHAALYFNPENPEEIALKMMELLNPLTRKQLSEKSSLRSRHFSWKKTAAETMKVFRSVTRN from the coding sequence ATGAGAATCGGAATTAATCTCCTCAATCTATCTCAAGACCGGTTTGGAGGGGTTGAACAATATATAACGAATTTAATTGGCCATATGGCTGACAGCGGAGAAAATCTTACCCTGTTCCTTTTTCTTAAGCGGAAGCTGAAAAACGTTTTTCCCCAACATGAAAAAATAAAAACAATTCGGTTCCGGAAGTTAATGGATTCTGCTGATGTTTATGATGCCATCAAAAAATGCAAGCTGGACCTTTGGTTTTGCCCATTACACAGATCGTATCTCCCAAGTGTCCCTGTTCCGACTGTGGCAACGATTCATGATGTACTTCATACGGAATATCCGGACTTTGTCCCTGGCGGATTAGAAGAGAATAATCGCTATTATGGACAATATACAGCTTCGTTCGATGCTGTCATTACAGTTTCGGATTTTTCCAAGGGTGCCATAGCCCGTCAGCTCTCCATTCCAGAGAGAAAAATTCATGTCATTCCCCTAAATGCACCAGCCATATTTGATCAAGCACCAGCGAAAATCACAATGAAAGGAGTGAAACAAAGATATCAATTGCCCGATACTTACGCCATATATCCTTCAAGCTATAATCCGCACAAAAACCATCTGAATCTGCTAAAGGCCATTCTGATCCTGAGGAAAAAATACAATACCACCATACCGCTTGTCCTGACAGGCTATGCAGATAAAAGCAATGGAGTTTATCAATCTGTTTTGCAATTTATAAGAGAACGTTCTTTAGAAAAACAGGTTTGGGTTCTGGGGTACGTTCCCCCTGAAGAAATGCCTTCACTTTATTGGAACTCAAGCTTTTTGGTCTTTCCTTCCCTATATGAAGGATTTGGCATTCCCCTGGTGGAGGCGTTTAAAACAAAAACACCGATCGTTTGCTCAAACAAGGGAAGCATCCCTGAAATCACAGACCACGCGGCTCTTTATTTTAATCCTGAAAATCCTGAAGAGATTGCTTTAAAAATGATGGAGCTGTTAAATCCTTTAACAAGAAAACAGCTTAGCGAAAAGAGCAGTCTTAGGTCACGGCATTTTTCCTGGAAAAAGACTGCCGCAGAAACGATGAAAGTTTTTCGGAGTGTGACCCGGAACTAA
- a CDS encoding glycosyltransferase family 4 protein, giving the protein MMRKILVLNIFPTVFPPTSGGTLRYFHIYNELSHFYDITLLSQTNSKKGKVIKYSSSFREYKAERDPLYSQIRQKLHNAASGYELPLIMYLELANYPALYKEYFEKLYQTSDIIIHETPYLLDYDFHFNKDQKPRIYNSHNHDYSLAKQIWKDEKAREYLPRLYEAEQRLTSHADLIYATSAAEKEEFIKDYGLDPQKIMLAPNGINPDEWLPRRKKPAGRPKALFIGADYPPNTQAVKFIIEHLADKCRDIDFIIAGGCCRPFQEPKKNNVKLMGKVKHKKKLKLFAEADIAINPMFSGAGVNLKTLEFLSAGIPLFSTLCGVRGLELINRKHYIHAEAEDFADKLNQFSGSHKFLEEMAACGQKHINSRFSWRSIAEKIHNDIEEIFSD; this is encoded by the coding sequence ATGATGAGAAAAATACTTGTCCTTAATATTTTCCCAACGGTTTTCCCGCCGACAAGCGGAGGCACATTGAGGTATTTTCATATTTATAACGAATTAAGCCATTTTTATGATATTACTCTTCTATCCCAAACAAACAGTAAAAAGGGGAAGGTCATAAAATACTCTTCAAGCTTTAGAGAATACAAAGCTGAAAGGGATCCTCTCTACTCGCAAATAAGACAGAAGCTTCATAATGCAGCTTCAGGCTATGAACTTCCTTTAATTATGTATTTGGAGCTTGCCAATTATCCTGCATTATACAAAGAGTATTTCGAGAAGCTCTACCAAACAAGCGATATCATTATTCATGAAACCCCTTATTTACTGGATTATGACTTCCATTTCAACAAAGATCAAAAGCCAAGAATTTATAACAGCCATAACCATGATTACTCACTGGCAAAGCAAATTTGGAAGGATGAAAAAGCGCGGGAATACCTTCCCCGGCTTTATGAAGCAGAACAGCGATTAACTTCACACGCGGACTTGATTTATGCCACATCTGCAGCGGAGAAGGAGGAATTTATTAAAGATTATGGGCTGGATCCTCAAAAAATAATGCTTGCCCCAAATGGAATCAATCCAGATGAATGGCTTCCGCGCAGAAAGAAGCCTGCCGGAAGGCCAAAGGCTCTGTTTATTGGAGCAGATTATCCGCCTAACACTCAGGCAGTGAAGTTTATCATTGAGCACCTTGCCGATAAATGCCGGGATATTGACTTTATCATTGCAGGCGGATGCTGCAGACCTTTTCAAGAGCCTAAGAAAAATAACGTAAAATTAATGGGCAAGGTTAAGCACAAAAAAAAATTAAAGCTATTTGCTGAAGCTGATATCGCTATCAATCCGATGTTTAGCGGTGCAGGGGTCAATTTGAAAACGCTGGAATTTTTATCAGCAGGAATTCCCCTGTTTTCCACTTTATGCGGTGTCCGGGGATTAGAACTCATTAACCGCAAGCACTATATCCATGCCGAGGCAGAGGATTTCGCGGATAAGCTTAACCAGTTCAGCGGCAGTCATAAATTTTTGGAGGAGATGGCGGCATGCGGGCAAAAACATATTAACAGCCGTTTTTCATGGAGAAGTATAGCTGAAAAAATCCATAATGATATTGAAGAGATTTTTTCTGATTAA
- a CDS encoding NRDE family protein produces the protein MCLILFAYKVHPVYKLIVAANRDEFYERPTAPAHFWEDHPAILAGRDLSKMGTWMGVTKTERFAALTNYRDPNEVTDGKRSRGDLVADFLKGSASPADFMKIASEHRSSYPGYNLLAGNLEELFYYSNVEDRLEQLEPGVYGVSNHVLNTEWPKVKKGKEGLSKIINHASGNFTEDLFTLLQNADPAPDDMLPKTGVSLEWERILSPLFIKSKGYGTRSSTVMLMSEEEIFYKERVHIGDRGKDQEFIIQN, from the coding sequence ATGTGTTTAATCCTTTTCGCATACAAAGTCCATCCTGTATACAAGCTTATCGTTGCCGCTAATCGCGATGAATTTTATGAGCGCCCCACTGCACCGGCCCATTTTTGGGAGGACCATCCCGCTATTCTGGCTGGACGCGATTTAAGCAAGATGGGGACGTGGATGGGTGTCACAAAGACTGAACGATTTGCAGCTCTTACAAATTACCGCGATCCGAACGAAGTGACAGATGGCAAGAGGTCAAGAGGAGATTTGGTGGCGGATTTTCTGAAAGGCAGTGCTTCGCCTGCTGATTTTATGAAAATAGCATCTGAACATCGCAGCAGCTATCCCGGCTACAATCTGCTTGCGGGCAATTTGGAGGAGCTCTTTTATTATTCGAACGTGGAAGATAGACTAGAGCAGCTTGAACCAGGAGTGTACGGGGTCAGCAATCATGTGCTGAATACCGAGTGGCCAAAGGTGAAAAAGGGGAAGGAGGGCTTATCTAAGATAATAAATCATGCTTCTGGGAATTTTACCGAAGACTTGTTCACACTTCTCCAGAATGCAGACCCTGCCCCTGATGACATGCTTCCGAAAACAGGAGTTTCACTTGAGTGGGAGCGGATTCTGTCTCCTTTATTTATCAAAAGCAAAGGCTACGGAACCAGGAGTTCAACAGTGATGCTTATGTCAGAGGAAGAGATTTTTTATAAGGAAAGGGTACATATTGGGGATAGAGGGAAGGACCAGGAGTTTATCATCCAAAATTAA
- a CDS encoding PLP-dependent aminotransferase family protein: MDTTQLPKYQQVIETIKEKISKGEWPIGSKIPSQRKLAEEFGVNRSTIITALEELAADGLIEGKTGVGTKVINNTWTLLASRQSANWSEYIDTGIHRASEKIVQEINDLEMDPTFIQLSKGELSPEIFPVQTMKKVLKEAADELCELGYEEPKGYLPLRQAVSEYLAAYGIFASPSSILIVSGGLQALQLVSLGLVQRGAPVFLEKPSYLYSLQLFRSSGMNLKGLPMDKEGIITKSISLKKYEKGKSILYTIPSYHNPTGILMTEKRRRELLDVCRTEQLPIVEDDIYRELWLDEVPPPPLKAMDKNGQVLYMGSLSKTLSPGLRIGWVAAPEPVIDRLADLKMQTDYGSSSLSQRVAEKWLSTGLYQKHMENVREQLRIRRNTALNALDAHLSGIAEWNSPEGGFFIWLKVPSNISIRILYRQAISRKLLINPGSIYSDGPNHFIRISYAYASLGELQEGIFILGEEIRKLQ, from the coding sequence ATGGATACAACACAATTGCCAAAATATCAGCAAGTTATTGAGACTATTAAAGAAAAGATTTCCAAAGGTGAATGGCCAATCGGAAGTAAAATTCCAAGCCAGCGGAAACTGGCTGAGGAGTTTGGAGTAAACCGAAGCACAATTATCACTGCTCTGGAAGAACTTGCTGCAGATGGACTAATAGAAGGGAAAACGGGGGTTGGCACTAAGGTTATTAATAATACATGGACTCTGCTCGCTTCAAGGCAGTCTGCCAACTGGAGTGAATATATCGATACAGGGATACACAGAGCCAGCGAAAAGATCGTTCAGGAAATTAATGACTTAGAAATGGATCCCACTTTTATACAGCTCAGCAAAGGAGAGCTTTCCCCTGAAATTTTCCCTGTGCAAACGATGAAGAAAGTTCTAAAGGAAGCTGCTGATGAATTGTGTGAACTCGGTTATGAGGAACCAAAGGGGTATTTGCCATTAAGACAGGCAGTCAGTGAGTATTTGGCAGCATACGGAATCTTCGCATCTCCTTCCTCCATACTTATTGTTTCTGGAGGGCTGCAAGCGCTGCAGCTTGTTTCACTCGGACTTGTGCAAAGAGGGGCACCCGTATTTCTGGAAAAGCCCTCTTACTTATATTCTTTACAGCTTTTCCGATCATCAGGCATGAATTTAAAAGGATTGCCAATGGATAAGGAGGGAATTATCACGAAAAGCATCTCTTTGAAGAAATACGAAAAAGGGAAATCCATTTTATACACGATTCCTTCCTATCATAATCCTACTGGAATTTTAATGACAGAAAAAAGACGGAGAGAACTGCTTGATGTATGCAGAACAGAACAGCTGCCAATTGTGGAAGACGATATTTACCGTGAGCTATGGCTTGATGAAGTGCCCCCTCCACCATTAAAAGCAATGGACAAAAACGGCCAGGTCCTTTATATGGGAAGCTTGTCGAAAACATTGAGTCCCGGACTTCGAATAGGCTGGGTAGCAGCACCTGAACCTGTTATCGACCGGCTTGCCGATCTTAAAATGCAGACTGACTATGGTTCAAGTTCACTTTCACAAAGGGTAGCTGAAAAATGGCTGTCCACCGGCCTCTATCAAAAGCATATGGAAAATGTACGTGAGCAGTTGAGAATTCGTCGTAATACTGCCCTAAATGCATTAGATGCTCACTTGTCCGGGATAGCAGAATGGAATTCTCCGGAAGGAGGTTTTTTTATATGGCTGAAAGTACCGTCTAATATTTCAATTCGAATCCTCTATCGGCAGGCTATTTCAAGAAAGCTGCTGATTAATCCCGGCAGCATATACAGTGACGGGCCGAATCATTTTATACGAATTTCATATGCTTATGCCTCTCTGGGGGAACTGCAGGAAGGTATATTCATCCTTGGAGAGGAAATTAGAAAGCTCCAATGA
- a CDS encoding glycosyltransferase, with translation MTNYQVIWRGPVLDASGYGIASREYTLALDRLGVDLIIQPYTWNFPYDFSNKNKKKRLLHLIEKPLQKNKQKILIYHCPPGNIDDINKERKNFDRILLNTVWETEKIPSPWLPAINACDGVCVPCSQNMKAMIGGGVNVPVFLAPHGADTHAFDPGNKKLTLKEAKGKFVFVSVFDFQHRKNPETLLKAYWSEFTSKDNVLLVIKTYGSKRKKILKAISQYKRSLGFTNETAPLHVITGTIPEKQLKGLYTLGNAFILPTRGEGVGLPYIEALSSGIPVIATGWGGQMDFLNEQNSFLIDCKLENPRDSMGSKSAISRLYPHLFKHEDHLWAEADLEDTKRQMRLAYENPHLCKQKGQQGRLDMLNLTWDKAGILLKKAIEEILS, from the coding sequence ATGACAAATTATCAAGTAATTTGGAGAGGGCCGGTTCTTGATGCAAGCGGATATGGAATTGCAAGCAGAGAATACACTCTTGCATTGGACCGTCTTGGTGTTGATCTTATTATCCAACCGTATACTTGGAATTTTCCTTATGATTTTAGCAATAAAAACAAGAAAAAGAGATTATTGCATTTAATAGAAAAGCCACTCCAAAAAAATAAACAAAAAATTTTAATTTATCATTGTCCGCCTGGAAATATTGATGATATCAATAAAGAAAGAAAAAATTTTGACCGGATTCTATTAAATACTGTTTGGGAAACAGAAAAGATTCCAAGTCCATGGCTGCCAGCCATTAATGCATGTGATGGGGTATGCGTGCCATGCTCTCAAAATATGAAAGCCATGATTGGAGGCGGAGTAAATGTTCCTGTATTTCTGGCTCCTCATGGGGCTGATACACATGCATTTGACCCTGGAAACAAAAAGCTTACATTAAAGGAAGCAAAAGGGAAGTTTGTTTTTGTTTCGGTTTTTGATTTTCAGCATAGGAAAAATCCTGAAACTTTGCTAAAAGCCTATTGGAGCGAGTTCACTTCTAAAGACAATGTACTGCTGGTCATTAAAACATATGGCAGCAAGCGTAAAAAAATATTAAAGGCTATTTCGCAATATAAAAGAAGTCTTGGGTTTACAAATGAAACTGCCCCTCTGCATGTAATAACGGGCACTATACCGGAAAAACAGCTTAAAGGTTTATATACGCTGGGCAATGCATTCATTCTTCCCACGAGGGGAGAAGGGGTAGGTCTGCCATATATTGAGGCATTATCAAGCGGTATCCCAGTCATAGCTACAGGCTGGGGCGGACAAATGGATTTTTTGAATGAACAAAATTCCTTTTTAATAGACTGCAAGCTGGAGAATCCAAGAGACAGCATGGGCAGCAAAAGTGCCATATCGAGGTTATACCCTCATTTATTTAAACATGAGGACCATCTTTGGGCTGAAGCGGATCTGGAGGATACAAAAAGACAGATGAGATTGGCCTATGAAAATCCGCATCTGTGTAAACAGAAAGGCCAACAAGGAAGATTGGATATGCTGAATCTTACCTGGGATAAGGCCGGAATTTTATTGAAAAAGGCTATAGAAGAGATTCTTTCTTAA
- a CDS encoding glycosyltransferase family 2 protein has protein sequence MVSIICCTMRQDYMENVFENYENQVWKEKELIIILNNDEMDKAAWQKRAKESHNVTVFQLREEVTLGECLNIAILNSRYNIIAKFDDDDFYAPNYLAQSVRTLKKTKADIVGKRTVYMYFQKEKLLAIQKPGKENRFVKHGIKGATLVFRKEIMDHVRFPKVNLGEDTYFLKLCNKSKLKIYSGDKNNYACLRISQPGHHTWTADNDRLIRKSVPVSRTSDFNKVKQIVSDGGKAYK, from the coding sequence ATGGTCTCTATCATCTGCTGTACAATGCGTCAGGACTATATGGAAAACGTGTTTGAAAACTATGAAAATCAGGTTTGGAAGGAAAAAGAATTAATCATTATCTTAAATAATGATGAGATGGATAAAGCCGCATGGCAGAAGAGGGCAAAGGAGTCTCATAATGTAACTGTTTTTCAACTGCGCGAAGAAGTCACACTTGGGGAATGCCTGAATATTGCCATTCTAAATTCACGTTATAACATAATTGCAAAATTCGATGATGACGATTTTTATGCTCCAAACTATCTGGCTCAGTCTGTCAGAACTCTGAAGAAAACAAAGGCAGATATAGTAGGGAAAAGAACGGTTTACATGTATTTTCAAAAAGAGAAGCTGCTGGCCATCCAAAAGCCTGGAAAAGAAAACCGGTTTGTCAAGCATGGAATAAAGGGAGCTACCCTGGTTTTCAGGAAGGAAATCATGGATCATGTCCGGTTTCCGAAAGTGAACTTGGGCGAAGATACCTACTTCTTAAAGCTATGCAACAAAAGTAAGCTTAAAATATACTCTGGTGACAAAAATAATTATGCCTGTTTGAGAATCTCGCAGCCAGGACATCATACATGGACTGCTGACAACGACAGGCTGATAAGAAAATCTGTTCCCGTAAGCAGAACCAGTGACTTTAATAAGGTAAAACAGATTGTCAGCGATGGAGGGAAGGCGTACAAATGA
- a CDS encoding AI-2E family transporter: MAKKKLQYWTLQLLIILTIIYVSTKISFLFEPVGIFASTLFFPIIISGFLYFLLSPLVRLLQRYKVPRTAAILIIYAAVIGLVMLVIGNIAPLISRQVTELFNDLPGYAKTTRDFVTSMSNTEEFKWFLTQDYILLEEIEARIMEYANTLPSRVTEGVAGIVSLVTNIAITIVTVPFLLFYMFKDGDKFPAAVSKFLPASYREEGVKTLKETGETLSSYIQGQITVALFVGTLSFIGYLIIDLPYALVMALIVAITNIIPYVGPFLGGAPAVIVALFDSPTKALLVVVVIVIAQQIEGNVLSPLILGKTLNTHPATIIILLLVAGNLAGILGMILAIPTYAVTKTIVLNTVRFLRARKTAREGAVT; encoded by the coding sequence GTGGCAAAGAAAAAACTGCAGTACTGGACTTTGCAATTGCTGATTATTTTAACAATCATTTATGTATCAACGAAAATTTCCTTTCTGTTTGAACCGGTCGGTATTTTTGCGTCAACATTATTTTTTCCAATCATTATATCGGGATTTCTCTATTTCTTATTGAGTCCGCTGGTAAGATTGCTCCAGCGCTACAAGGTGCCAAGAACGGCAGCGATATTAATCATCTATGCAGCTGTTATCGGCTTAGTGATGCTTGTTATTGGCAACATTGCTCCGCTTATCAGCAGACAGGTGACTGAATTATTCAACGACCTGCCGGGGTATGCGAAAACGACAAGAGACTTTGTTACTTCAATGTCTAACACTGAAGAGTTTAAATGGTTTTTGACGCAGGACTACATATTGCTTGAAGAAATTGAAGCCCGCATTATGGAATATGCCAATACCCTCCCAAGCCGTGTGACGGAGGGGGTAGCAGGAATTGTCAGCCTGGTCACCAATATTGCGATCACAATTGTAACGGTGCCATTCCTGCTGTTTTATATGTTTAAGGATGGAGATAAGTTCCCTGCTGCTGTTTCAAAGTTTCTTCCTGCTTCTTACAGGGAAGAGGGAGTTAAAACGCTTAAGGAAACAGGAGAGACTCTTTCTTCCTACATCCAGGGGCAGATTACAGTGGCATTATTTGTTGGAACACTTTCGTTTATTGGCTATTTAATCATCGATTTGCCATATGCGCTAGTCATGGCGCTTATTGTTGCCATAACCAATATCATCCCTTATGTCGGGCCGTTTCTTGGCGGTGCCCCCGCTGTAATCGTCGCACTTTTTGACTCGCCGACTAAAGCCTTACTGGTTGTCGTAGTCATTGTGATAGCCCAGCAGATAGAGGGGAATGTGCTGTCACCGCTGATTCTGGGAAAAACCTTAAACACACATCCGGCCACCATCATCATCCTACTGCTGGTTGCAGGCAATCTTGCCGGTATCCTCGGCATGATCCTGGCAATACCTACTTATGCTGTGACCAAAACGATTGTTTTGAATACAGTTAGATTTTTAAGGGCGAGGAAGACAGCGAGGGAAGGTGCAGTTACTTAA